Below is a window of Ignavibacteriota bacterium DNA.
GACGGCGAGGTTTGGCACCTCGATGTCGGCTCATCGCATCCTGGGGCTGGAGAAGGTCCCAAGGGTTTGGCTGTTCGCCAATTAAAGCGGTACGTGAGCTGGGTTCAGAACGTCGTGAGACAGTTCGGTCCCTATCCTATGTGGGCGAAGGATATTTGAGGGAAGTTGCTCCTAGTACGAGAGGACCAGAGTAAACGGACCTACGGTGTACCTGTTGTCACGCCAGTGGCAAACGCAGGGTAGCCACGTCCGGTCGGGATAAGCGCTGAAAGCATCTAAGTGCGAAACCCATCCCAAGATTAGATATCCCTGGCTTTATGCCACTTAAGACCCGTAGAAGATGACTACGTTGATAGGCCACAGATGTAAAGGTAGTAATACCTGAGTCGAGTGGTACTAATAGGTCGTGAGACTTAACCAATAATTTTTATTGATACACAAGATTCCACCCGTTCCCAAAGAGAACTCATGTTGACAGGCAACTGCATCAACATTTTGGATTGAATTATTTGATTGTGAAGTTGTCCCGCTTTTCGCGGGCGACTCTTCTAAGATTTTTTCTGGCGACTATGCCGCGGGTGAAACACCTCTTCCCATTCCGAACAGAGCAGTTAAGCCCCGCAGGGCCGATGGTACTTTGCTTGTAAGGGCACGGGAGAGTAGGTCGTTGCCAGGAATTTAGTTTAAACCCCATCTTGTTTTTTTCAGGATGGGGTTTTTTGTTGTTGATAAAGATGTAAAGGCAGGTGTACTGGGACTACTGTACATGTAAGGACGCGTAAGTCCCGCCAGGGCGGGATACAATCCGGTTGTTACCTTGAATTTAGTTTGAAAATCCCATCTCGATTTATTTCAGCATGGGATTTTTCAATTACCTTCTACTGCAATTTTGAATTCTATACTTTGCTTTACTATTTTGTAAACCGTCAGATAATCATTATTAAAACGTCATGTTCTATCGGTTAACAGTTCTCCTTTTTTTCTTCTTCACTCTTGCAGCAACAGTATTGTTTGCCGAACGACTTCCCTTAAGAGTGTACACGACCGCCGATGGATTAGCGCGTGATTTTGTTGTCAAGATGGTTCAGGATTCTCGCGGGCGTATATGGTTCTGTACTTCGGAGGGACTTTCCCGTTTTGATGGTTATACTTTTTACAATTACACAGGAAGAAATGGTTTTCCCCACCGATTTATTTCCGATATGTTAGAAAGCCGTGACGGAAAATACTGGGTTGCAACGGCAGGCGGTTTGTGTGAATTCTTTCCAAAAGGAATTTCCGGGACTGGAGATTCGATTCAATTTTTTTCCGTTCATTATCTGAACAAGAACAAACCCGCACTTGGAGTCAATGCGGTTATTGAAGATAACGCAAGAAGAATGTGGTGTGCTACCACAGACGGACTTTATCAATATGAACTTCTACGGGGTAATTATGTAGCACAACGGATTGACTTCGGAAATCAAATTCGTTCGGAAAAATCGAACAATGTACTTGCTGTATTCTTTGATAAGAAGGGAAACCTGTGGGTTGCTACCGAAGATGGATTGTATTGCCGCCAGAGCAACGGACACATCGAACTGTATTCTATGGAAGACGGGCTTCCTACGAATGGCATCAAAATAATAACACAAGACGACCGAAATAATATTTGGGTCGGAACTCCGGCGGGGGCATGTTATCTGTCGTTCGATAAGAAAGCGGCCCGGTTTCAGGTGCGGAAAGTATTTACCACGAAAGATGGATTGCAGAATAGCTGGATCAACACGCTCTATTTTTCTAAACGAAATATCTTATTGGTTGGGACCACGGGCGGGCTCAGTACGATTGAGTACCGGGAAGAGAAACCGATAGTTGTTAAAACATATACTAAAGCAAACGGACTTAGTGATAACGGGGTCTCGGCAATTACAGAGGACAATGCGGGTAATCTCTGGCTCGGGACGGAAAGTGGCGGCGCGATGAAACTCGCCTTGAATGGATTTACAACATATTATCTTTCAGACGGGCTTAGTTCTGAACGCATCGGTGCAATCTTTGAAAATCAGTACAAAGAATTATGTGTACTTAGCGGTCTGGCGAGTTATGTCAACAAATTTAATGGGATGCAATTCCAGGCAACGAAAATTAATCTGCCGAAAACAATTCAAAACCTTGGATGGGGTTGGTATCAGACACACCTTCAGGATAGAAACGGGGAATGGTGGATTCAGACAGCACAGGGTGTAGTTCGATATCCAAAAGTTGAAACGGTAGAACAACTTGCAACTGTAACACCAATCAAAGTGTATACAACGGCAGATGGTCTGGGAGGGAATGATATATTTCGACTTTACGAGGACAACAAGAGCAACATTTGGATTAGTACTCTTGATAACCTCGCGTGTGTGTTGACGCGATGGGAACGAAAGACAGAAACGTTTCATCGGTTTCCCACATACGAGGGTTTCGAATATTCTGCGCCGACAGCGTTTTGCGAAGATAGTTCGGGAAATTTATGGATTGGTTCATACGGGGGAACATTGGCTCGTGTGAGGAATGATTCGTTTGAATTTTTCCCATCGCATTTCGGCGCGGCCGAAGGGTTGATTCGTGCAATGTTTCTTGATAGCAAAAATCGTTTGTGGATTGCAAGTTCCCTGGGCGGAGTGAGACGGCTTGATGATGTTACTGCTACCAAGCCTGTGTTTATCAACTATACAACCCGCGAAGGTCTAAGTAGTAACGAGGCAAGATGTATTACCGAAGACAGGTGGGGGAGAATTTATATCGGAACAGGTAAGGGTGTAGACCGGCTTAATCCCGAAACGGGACAAATAAAACATTACTCCGTTGCAGATGGGCTTGGAAGCAATTCATTAAACATTGCCTTTCGAGACAAGAGCGATGTGTTGTGGTTCGGAACGCTTCAGGGACTTTCCCGGTTGGAACCGGTTGAAGAGGTCTCGAACAGCGCCCCAACCATTTCAATTGATGGTCTTACTATCGCAGGAGTTCGACAAGCCATTTCCGAGTTGGGAGAAAGCGAATTATCCGGATTTGAATTACAATCGGATGAGAATAACATAGCGATTGAATTTTCGAGTATCGGGTTTGGCATCGGTGAAATTCTCAAGTATCAGTATAAACTTGATGGCGCTGAAACGGACTGGAGTACTCCAACAACACAACGCGCGGTCAACTTTGCAAGTCTCGCCCCCGGAGCATATCGCTTTCAGGTACACGCTCTCAATTCCGACGGACTGATGAGCGAGAAACCCGCGTCAATTTCTTTTGTGATTCTTCCTCCGTTCTGGCAGCGATGGTGGTTTATGATGATTGCGTTGATTGGCGTAGGTTCCGTTTTGTATAGTGTGTATCGAATTCGCGTTCAAAGAATTATCGAGATGGAGAACCTACGAAGAAGAATTGCTCAGGATTTACATGACGATATTGGCGCTGACCTTACACAGATTGCAATCTTTTCTGAAGTCATTAAAACGCGGATACATGATGCTGAAATAGAGTCAATGCTGGAGAAAATCGGAACGATGGCTCGCCGGGTCATCGGAGGAATGAGCGAACTCGTTTGGTACATTGACCCGCGGCATGACACGGTGAACGACCTCATCAACAGGATTGAGGAACTTGTCGGAGGTCTTCTTCAGGGAACGGAGATTCGTTTTTCTGTGGATTGTAATTCGACGTTGAAAGAAATCAAACTGACTCCGGAAATCAGGAAGGAATTGTTTCTCATCCTGAAAGAAGCATTGCACAACGCTGTAAAGTATTCTCAGTGTTCAACGATCTCATTTGTACTTTCTCTTTCAGGCAAGCGACTTGTTATCGAACTGAAAGATAACGGCAAAGGAATTAATGAGACACAAAACCGGAAAGGTCACGGACTTGAAAATATGCGCAAGCGTACGTCGGTCATCGGAGGAATATTTGTACTTGATTCGCTTCCTGACAAAGGAACGATGATTCGGCTCGATGTGCCGCTTGTCGTGCGTACGCGAGGAACTACCCGTTCGGGTAGTTGAACAGCGATGTGTTTTTCCATACCTTGTATCATGGTAAGAAAGCCGTTAGAATGATTTTTATTTCTTTAGTTGAAGACGATACCGGCGTACGCGAAGGATTAGCCGCGCTCGTGGGAGGAACCGAAGGATTTAAATGCGTTGGAAAATATTCGTCGTGTGAGGATGCCCTTGAAGGAATTGAGAGCGACACACCGGATGTGATGCTGATGGATATTGGTTTGCCGGGAATGTCGGGAATTGCCGGTGTTCGATTGGTGAAATCAAAATTTCCCGACATCAAAGTTCTCATGCTAACGGTGTATGAAAACAACGAGCGCGTGTTTGAAGCAATCTGTGCCGGTGCAGACGGATATTTGTTGAAGACAACGCCGCCCGTTCAATTACTGCAAGCAATTCGGGAAATTCATAGCGGCGGTGCGGCGATGTCTCCCGCAATTTCAAGAAAAGTGTTGGAGATGTTTCAGCGCTCGCACGGAAAATCGAGCGACGAATTCGACCTCTCACAACGTGAATTGGAAATTTTACAGCATCTTGTTCAGGGAAACAGTTACAAAGTCATTGCAGAAGCGTTGTTTGTTTCTGTCAACACAGTTCATTTTCATATCAAAAATATTTACCGAAAACTCCACGTTACTTCAAAATCGGAAGCGGTTGCTGTAGCACTGCGGCATCGCTTTGTCTGAGCGATTCGAATCATTCCGTATTGCGTTCCTCCTTTCAATACAATGGTAGGTCAACCTACCGCTTTATATAATCTTTCAATATTTCATTGAGACGAACTACCGAAACGGGTAGGTTTTTCAATGCTTCATTTTGGGTACATTTGTATCGTATAATTCAATCATCGAATTTTTTCGATTGCTCTTTTATCAATAATACATAGAAAAGGTTTTATGAAAACCACATTTACAAAATCACCACGATTGTTGGTGTTTGCTCTTCCGGTCATCTTATTTTTTTCGTTCGGCTTGATGCAAATACTTTTCGACAGCAACACCCCGGAGAATGTTCAGCCGTCATCTCTCCAAAAGAAAGAAGGATACAACGGTAGAGCCGACGTCTTCAAAAAATATTTTGAGGACTGGTACGCGCCGTACAAGGAATATGAACCGGGATTGCAAAAGCAAGCCGCTCAACAGATTCAGACGATGCCCACCGAAGACCAACGCATCGGTAAAAAAGGAAAATCTTCCCGGCTGGCGATGTCTCACTCGCCGTGGGTGCAAAAGGGTCCGTGGGGAGTGCGTAACGAGTATATGGACCCGCCTGTGTATTATTCCGGAAGAATTACAACGATTGATTATCATCCTTCAACAGGATATTATGTGGGAACGGCAGAAGGCGGACTCTGGGCGCAGGCGGCATTTGTCTTTGTCCCGTTGACAGAAAAACTTCCGTCGCTTTCCATTGGCGCAGTCGCGGTTGACCCGTCGGATGCTGACAGAATTTATCTCGGCACCGGAGAGTATCAGGGATTCCCGGGAACCGGTGTGTATCGTTCAACAAATGGTGGTGCGAGCTGGGAACCATTAGTGATTGATAATATGGATGATACGCCGAAACGCGTTTCAAAAATTTTAGTTGCACCGTGGGACAACAATATTGTATTTGTTGCATGTAACGAAGGATTATATCGAACATCGGACAAAGGCGATACATGGAAACAAGTCGGTTATGCAAGCATCAGCGACGTAGCAACTAATCCAAGTGGAACATTTATGTTAATGGGCACGCCCGGGGACAGAGTATCAAAATCTACCAACTTTGGTCTGAACTGGAGCATTGTGACTGACTTGCCTGTTTCGGACGTTCCCATTGGAGAGGAGCCCACTTCTCAGCATGTAGCAGTAGGAAGAATTTCTGTAGCAATTTCGAAAAGTTCACCTTCAACAGCGTATGTCCAAATCGGGGATAAATTCAGAGATTCGGTTATGGGTGTTTACAAAACCACTAACGCAGGCGGCAATTGGACAAACATTACACCACCACCATCAGCGCTGACAAACGGAAAAAAGAATTATCTGGCACAACAACGGTATAATAACGTTGTTGCAATTCACCCGACCAATGCAAATATCGTTTGGTTAGGCGGTGTATGGCTGTTACGATCTTCGAACGGCGGTTCATCGTGGAATCAGGTTGGCGTAACGAACACCGGGCAGTGGATTGTGCATCCGGATAATCATGCTTTGTTCTACAAAGACGCTAACACATTTGTTGTCGGTAATGATGGTGGATTCTTCACAACCTCGGATGAAGGCGTTACATGGAATTCCAACGTTAATAGGTTGCTGCCGATTACTCAATTTTATAATGTTGCGATAGAAACATTCGGAGGAAAAGTACGATACGGTGGAGCGCAGGATAACGGTATCATCGGCAGTAATCCTGATTTTCCCGATGATTGGATTTACCGGAAGCAAGGCGACGGAATTGATGTTGCCTTTAATCCTGCATCCGCTTCGATTATCTATCATGTTCTGAATTATTCTGATCCTTACTGGCGTGTCCGATCGGATAACCAAGGAACGTCGTGGGCTGGAATCAATTATGGAATAGACACGAATCATCGGAAGCAGGATTTTTGGGGAACGTACATCGTTCCTTCGAAAACTTCCGGGTCGAAAATTTTTACTAATGCCGGGCATTATATTTATATGAGCACAGACCGGGGAAATAACTGGACGATGGTGTTAGGGACAAATTCTTATGGCGTTGCAGGTCACTTTGACGTGAATTACGGGGACAATTTTATTTACGTTCCGAACAAAGGCGCCAAGTTGGATGGCAGCGCTAACGACCGGCTTTCCGGACTTGCGTACGATTCATCGTCGAAAAAATGGTCGCGTTTAGATATTGGTATCGGTTTGCCGAATTCGACGATTAAAAAAGTGCGCACATCCATTGAAGTATCGGCAACTGCCTACGTTTTGGCGAATTCCCCCTTCAGGCAGGTCTGGAAGACGACGAACAAAGGTCAGACGTGGACAGATATCAGCAGTAATTTACCGGATTATCTTCCGGTGAACGACATTCTCGAAGACCCGCTTGATACCGACCATCTCATTGTCGGGACGGATAAGGGAGCGTTTGCTTCGGATGATGCGGGCGCAAGTTGGTATCGTTGGAATACGGGGATGCCGGAAGCGGTTCGAATCTTAGATATTGATATATCATATCATGACGGAAATTTTTATGTCTTTGCCGGAACGTTCGGACGAAGCACGTTCGAGCGGAAACTCTATGCAACAGAACCGGCTGCATTTATCCCACCTAAACGGCTTAATTTTGGAACGGTCAGTCGCGGCGGCAGAACATTTGACACGGTACGGGTGACAAATATCGGCGCGGAAATTTTGGAAATCTCCGGCGTACAGATTTCCGATCCGGATATCACCATTAGCCCGCTCTCCGCTTCCATCGCGGCTGGAGAATCACGAGTGTTTACGGTCTACTACAATCCCTCAAGAAAAATTTACGGAGCGAGGCAGGGAACAATCGAGTTTCTCCATAACGGCGAGGGAGATTCGCGTATCGAAGTTCAAGCGTATGTCGGGAACAGTGAGAAATTCCGTTCGTTCATACCTGAAAATCTGACAGCGAAGAAAGCGGAGAAGAGAAAAGAAACGGTTTCGAACTGGGAATTCCATTTTGAAAATAATAACCCGACGCGTAATCCCGCTCATGCGCTTGTCGTCGAGTTCAAAAATGCGGTAAGTGAACTTGTCAGCAGTTCGCCGTTTGGAAAAACATCTGCCAACAAGGCGAAGAGGATTTGGACATTTTCAGAAGGCGACATTGCATTCGGGAATTTTGCCGTCATCAAAGGAATAAATCTTGGAACAAAAGGACAAGAAGTGAAACGATGGTGGTGGGTTGCCAATCTGGTTGATTGGAATGAAGATGAAGAGAGGATGACGGAAGGCGTGCTTGGAGTTATCAACGGCACGAAGTTTCCGGAGTCTCAGGTGATTGGCGCGGCAATGCCGAACACTGCCAACCTTCGGGAAGAACTTTTTGTTGAATACCCGTTTTCGAAATCCAACCCGCTCATCATCGGTGTGAAGGATAGTTTCCCGAAAGAAAAGAGAGTGGCGTGGGTTGCATTTGAAAAACCTGCCGACCTCCTTTCATCGCTCTTACCCGGCACACGCGGGGTACAGCACAACGGTTTGCCACGCTGGTTCGATTCGCTGGCGAACGGCAGGGAAATGATTGGCGCGTACAAAAAACTGCCGCCACAGATGCAAAGTAACAAACTCTTTGCGGAACTTGTTGCATTGAAAATAAATATCATTGCAAGCAAGATGGAAAAAACTCCGCTCGGATTCGGCGAACTGAAATTTCAGGAAGGCGGAAGCAGGTTCGACGGAAAGACGGTGGGGGAAATTTCCGCAATGGCAGATACGTTTATGACGTACGGGAACGTCGAGAAAATCGGAAGCGCGGCGGAGTTGTATGGCGTCATCCGGAAGATTGATTCGGCATTTAGCGGCGCGAACGATACGCTTTCGTTCTACCGGAAACTCCGGTTTACCGGCGTGCGTGAAATAGAGGAAGTTCAGTTCCTTGTTCAGGACCCGTCCATCGAGCCGGTTGTTCATACGTCCGGTATTGTCTTTACGGAAGTTCCGGACGAGTTTACGCTTTATCAGAATTATCCGAACCCGTTCAACCCCACTACAAATTTCGGATTTCGAATTTCGGATTTCGGATTGGTGACGTTGACAGTGTACAATTCGCTCGGACAGGAGATTGCCACAGTATTGAATCGTCAAGCAATAGAAGCGGGTGAATACGAATTCCTGTTTGAGGCGAGTACCCTTCCGAGCGGTGTTTATTTCTATCGCCTCACGGTGGAATCGGAAGATGAAGAAGGAGTTGCTCAGACATTCACAGACGCTAAGAAAATGTTGCTCCTTCGTTGATTTGTGATTCGTGAATGGTGAGTAGTGGGTTCATAACCATTTTTGTTTAACCAATCACTACTTCAGCAAACACCAACTAACGATTCACAACAAAAGAGAAAGCCCGCCGTTTTGAGAATATCAGAACGGCGGGCTTTTTGTTCTTGTTACGATTTATACGAATGGGTCTTTGCTAAAAATTAGTCTGAAACCCTATCTTGATTCTTTCAGGATAGGGTTTTTTGTTGAATTTAGCAGGCTATTAAAAATATTTTTGAAACTACTTGACAATTTCTAAAAAAATTATTAGACTTGGGCAGTTAATTATTAATTAGATACACAAATTATTGGGGTCTTCTTATGAAACTATCTACTAAGATAATCATGCTTACGTGCTCTTTATTTGTCACCATCGTTGTTGTTTCAGCACAACCGAAATGGGCTTTACAGGTAAGCGGAACTTCGATGAAACTCAATTCGGTTAGTTTCTTTGATACACTTTCCGGAGTTGCAGTTGGTAACAACGGAATTATATTACGTTCGATAAATGGAGGAACAAGATGGACACAGGTTCCAAGCGGGACGACCTATACTCTTTCTTCCGTTGTATATTCTTCATCTTCAATCGCGATGGCGGCAGATGGTGGAAAATGTTTCGATGCTGGATGCGGAAATATATATCGAACGACAGATGGTGGCGCATCATGGTTTGAAATGGCAATGCATGGCGCTGATTATCCATCATTGTCGTTTGTTACTTCGCAGAAGGGTATCATTGCGGGAGGAGGGTATGACTTTGGAGGTAATCCATATTCCTCAGTTAGCAAGACAACCGATGGAGGTGTATCATGGTTTTCTTATTTTCCGTTAGTCAACAACCAATGGTTCTATAAAATTATGGACGATATCAACTATGTTGATACAACATTTTGTATTGCCGCCACCGGAGATGGACTAATCTTACGACACGACAGGGACACTGTGGTGAATAGTTCAAGAACGAGTTACTGGAGTGTGGTGGACAGCCTGCCGGTAAGTATTCGCCGTATGTTTTTTTTCGATACTTTGTATGGAACGGTGGTTGGCACTAATGGTAATATATGGAGAACAACTGATGGCGGAGATACGTGGCAACAGCAAATCAGCAATACTACACAACATTTAAATAGCGTTTATTTTCTATCAGTGAACGAGGGGTACGTAGCGGGAAATGGCGGAACAATTCTGCACACAACAAACGGCGGTACAACGTGGACTACCGAATTAACCGGGACAACACAACATCTCAACAAGATACTGTTCACCGATGTACAACATGGATGGGCAGTAGGCGACAATGGAGTGATTCTTAAATACGGTTCGTTCACATCATGCAACCTTTCAAGAACAACGGTTGATTTTGGCTCAATCAATAACAAGAGTGAATTTGAAAGCACAATTCAAATCAAAAACAACGGAACATTGCCTCTTGCCGTTTCTTCCATTGTTTCGGATAATAGTGATTTTACCGCTAATATGAATGACGTAACTGTTTCTGCCGGAGGCACTGCGAACGTGATAATAACATTTCATCCCGTGACACCCGGCGAGAAATCCGGAAACATTATTTTTACACACGATGTCTTTCCATTTGCTGATACAGTTTCTGTGCGAGGAACATCGCTTGATTTTGATACGACATTTGTTGAAGTGAATGAGAAATGGAATCTGATATCCAATCCCCGTCTTGTCTCGGATAATTCAAGAACGGCGTTGTTCCCTTCGGCTCTCACCGATGCGTTTCAGTACGAGCAAGGTTCGGGTTATACACAAACGAATACAATACTAAACGGAAGAGGATATTGGCTTAAGTTCAATTCCTCCGCTACAACAAAAATAGCAGGTGTTGTTATTACGAGCGATACGATTGATGTGCAAGCAGGATGGAATCTTATCGGGACGATTTCGCATCCGGTGACTGTTCAATCTATTCTCAACGTCCCCGAAGGAATAGTTACCTCGAAATATTTTGGATTTGAGAATGGTTATGTTGAGGCAACAACTATTCAACCGGGACGCGCATATTGGGTAAAAGCAAATGCAAATGGGAAATTGGTTCTCACAAATCCCTGACAGAACATAACAAGATTATTTCTCAGCCCCGTTTTTATCACTAAGAGCGGGGCTTTTTTGTTTGAGTTTCTCCCCGCAAATCCTTAGTTTCATACCGTGCGCAGAAAGCGGAACATAGAATTTCATAACGAGAGAAGACGAATCGGCTCGATTGTCTCTCTCTTTTTTGTTGCGCTTGTTGCTTCTTTCCTTTTTACAAATCAAGTTTCCGCACAATCAAATTACAAGTTCGACCATCTTGGAATGGAAGACGGGCTTTCGGAAAGTATTGTCCTCTGTGTTCTTCAGGATAAGGAGGGATTCATGTGGTTCGGGACGGCGGACGGGTTGAACAGGTACGACGGTTACTCGTTCACCGTGTTCAAAAATACTCCGTCCGATTCGTCGTCGCTGATAAATAATTATGTCACCGCGTTGTTTGAAGACCGCGCGGGGAATCTCTGGGTCAGCACGATTACCGGACTTGATTGGTTCGACCGGACACACGAACGATTTGTTCATTACAACGGTTCTCTTTCCGAGAACAAGACGAACGTTCCGGTCTCTTCTCCGACCGCCGTTGTTCAGGATGCCCGGACAAATGAACTGTGGGTGGGAACCGCAAGCGGCGAACTCTATCAATTTCTCGCACGGCAGGAAAACCCTGCATCGCCTCCACGCATGAAAATTCTGAACCGGTACGTTCATTCTCCGACAGATGCAAACGGACTTCATGGCAGTTATCTCACAAACCTCACATTCGATACCGATGGAAATTTGTGGATTGGAACGAGAGACGATGGCATCAACATGTTCGACAAACGAACGGGAGCGTTTCGTCATTTCAAACATATTCCGTCTGACCCGCACAGTCTCAGCCATAATTTTATTCAAAAAATATTGTGTGATGATGAAGGGAGAATGTGGTTTGGAACGGAAGGGGGCGGAGTCAACCGGTTTGATGCAACGTCAGACCATTTCGTGCGCTACATGAACAACTCCCGTGATGCACATTCTCTTTCGCACAACGTCGTTCGTCCTGTGTATCAGGATAAGCGCGGAACACTCTGGATTGGAACCGACGGCGGCGGGTTGAACGTGTATGATAAACAAAACGATTCGTTTGTTCACCTGTTGCATGATAATTTGAACCCGTCGAGTCCGGCATCGAACCGGATTCTTTCCATCATCGAAGACCGCGCGGGGACGCTCTGGTTCGGGACGTGGGGAAAAGGCGTTGACCGCTTTTCACCATCGAAACAAAAATTCAAACAGACCGAAACGATGAATCTTGTCATGAGCAAACTCCCGACGAAGTTTATCATTTCCTTGTTTGAAGATAGCCGCGGTCGGTTGTGGTTCGGAACGCATGGCGCCGGCGTGCTGATGTTCGAGCCGCAAACAAAAACAACGGAACTGTTTACGTATGAGCCGCTCAATAAAAATTCTCTCCCGAACAACACGGCGTGGTCGGTGCGGGAAGATGGAAACGGCGTCCTCTGGTTCGCGACGGATGATGGAGTCGGTTCGTACAATCCCGACACGAAGCAGTTCGGGAGGATTGGCGTCAATCTTTCTTCGACATATTCGTTGAGCAGTAAGTACGCAGGAAGCATTTATCCGGAACAGTCGGGCAATATCGTTTGGGTTACAACCGACAAAGCGCTCGAAAAAATTGACGTACAGAACGGAACAGTGAAATCATTTCCATACTCGCTTGGTTCGCCGGAATGGGTGAATGGTTTTATCACGGCGGGATACAACGATTCGAATGGCGTACTTTGGCTTGGAACGAGTCCGTTGCTCGCGTTCGACACGAAGACCGAGAAATACATCTCACACAAAAAAAATATCGGCAAGCGGCCGGTGAGTTTTATCGCAGAAGACAGCAAGCAACGGATGTGGCTCGGGACGTTTAACGACGGCGTGTTTCTGTTCCCGAACGATGGAAGCGAGCCGAAACATTTCACCGAGAAGGAGGGTTTGCCGAATAATGTTTGCTACGGAATGTTGGAAGATGTGGATGGATATTTCTGGCTCAGTACGAACCGGGGAATTTCGCGGCTGAATCTCGCGACGCTACAGTTCCGCAATTACGATGTGAACGACGGATTGCAAAGCAATGAATTCAACCGGAACGCATTTTTGAAAGGAAAAGACGGACGATTGTACTTCGGAGGTGTGAACGGGTACAACGAATTTCTTCCGGGGGAAATTAAAGACAATGAATATGTCCCGCCGGTTATCCTTACAGCGTTCAGGAAATTTAATGAACCGGTGAACTTTGAAACGCCAATTCGATTCATGAAGGAACTGACGTTGAGTTATCAGGAAAACTTTTTTTCGTTTGAATTTGCCGCGCTCGATTTTACCGAGCAAAGCAAAAACCGCTACAACTATATGCTTGAAGGATTCGATGAGCATTGGGTGGATGCGGGAACGCAACGCATGGCAAATTACACGAACGTTGACCCGGGAGAATATGTCTTTCGTGTTCGCGGCTCGAACAACGATGGCGTGTGGAACGAAGAAGGCGCGTCAATACGAATTATTATTCCTCCTCCCTTTTGGAAAACTTCATGGTTCATTGGTTTGG
It encodes the following:
- a CDS encoding ATP-binding protein, coding for MRRKRNIEFHNERRRIGSIVSLFFVALVASFLFTNQVSAQSNYKFDHLGMEDGLSESIVLCVLQDKEGFMWFGTADGLNRYDGYSFTVFKNTPSDSSSLINNYVTALFEDRAGNLWVSTITGLDWFDRTHERFVHYNGSLSENKTNVPVSSPTAVVQDARTNELWVGTASGELYQFLARQENPASPPRMKILNRYVHSPTDANGLHGSYLTNLTFDTDGNLWIGTRDDGINMFDKRTGAFRHFKHIPSDPHSLSHNFIQKILCDDEGRMWFGTEGGGVNRFDATSDHFVRYMNNSRDAHSLSHNVVRPVYQDKRGTLWIGTDGGGLNVYDKQNDSFVHLLHDNLNPSSPASNRILSIIEDRAGTLWFGTWGKGVDRFSPSKQKFKQTETMNLVMSKLPTKFIISLFEDSRGRLWFGTHGAGVLMFEPQTKTTELFTYEPLNKNSLPNNTAWSVREDGNGVLWFATDDGVGSYNPDTKQFGRIGVNLSSTYSLSSKYAGSIYPEQSGNIVWVTTDKALEKIDVQNGTVKSFPYSLGSPEWVNGFITAGYNDSNGVLWLGTSPLLAFDTKTEKYISHKKNIGKRPVSFIAEDSKQRMWLGTFNDGVFLFPNDGSEPKHFTEKEGLPNNVCYGMLEDVDGYFWLSTNRGISRLNLATLQFRNYDVNDGLQSNEFNRNAFLKGKDGRLYFGGVNGYNEFLPGEIKDNEYVPPVILTAFRKFNEPVNFETPIRFMKELTLSYQENFFSFEFAALDFTEQSKNRYNYMLEGFDEHWVDAGTQRMANYTNVDPGEYVFRVRGSNNDGVWNEEGASIRIIIPPPFWKTSWFIGLVIVLTAGAFGGTVRFISTQKLKRTIARLEQEKAIQEERQKTRERIARDLHDDLASTVGSAGFFIESVKRQLPEAPHQAKEFLNRTSSLLNEAEQAMSDIVWSVSPQHDTLESLILRIRLLTTELCKANNIKYEITLDGKSIQVSLPDEVRRNIYLVFKEAITNAVRYSEATLIRIHGVMESGVLELIVADDGKGFSETVRGDESNRRTMSGNGLRNMRKRSEEIGAEFSIVSEEGKGTTVRLVTRITQTSH